ccgtgtggttttcgctTAGTGTCCGgaggaatcatgcggagaggaaagtcctgcaagcacattCAGCCTGGTTGTGCTCAGGTTCAATGTGGGATAAAGGTCCTTACATCTTCAGTTtgtgggacaaccctttaagttGGGAAGCTGAAATATAGAGCTTCAAATTAGGGATAAATGGACCCCCCTCCTCTTCTCATATGTAGTTTTAGGTAAACCCTGTTGTCCCCCCAGGTTACATCATTAAGCATATTATCAATAGCCAAATAAAACAGAGCAATTGGCCAGAAAACACAGAAGTTAAGGAAGTTAATTTATTAAAATTAAGACAATCTTTTacaaattctgtttttttttcttatcttaaTATCTTCATACCGAGATTGTGCGTGTCATGAACCCTCACCCGGACAATGCAGTTGATCCAAGAAAACACTGACAGTGACTGAGCAGATCAGGGAGACACGACACCCGTGCCATCACACTAAGGTGTATACTGCTACTAGTAAGACTGCAAGATCAGCACTTATCCCAAATGATTCTGACCTGAAACACATCCTGCGGGACGTCTTGTCTCCATTTGCTGCACACTTGAAGGTTTAAGTATGAGTTGTAAAGCAGCGCAATGACTTCAGGGAGTCCGGAACAGCAACGAAGAACCTGCACAGCATAAAGTATAGTTATCTCAGAATCTCTGCCATGAATATTGGCGATCTACTACTACTAGCAGGTAAGTCATACTGATATTATTAAGTATTACCAGTTTTCATATTAAAATAACTGTTCTATGAAAACAACACAAATAAAAATTATAGTAATGGAAAAGATAAAAACCCCTCAAGTTCACCGGTTAGGCATGTATAGGTCCATACGGAAACATGTGAATGATATCCATGTGCAATCTGTGTCCTCCATGGACCTATTTACTTCATAAATGAACCCAGGATTCAAAACAGACAGCAATATGACGTTTTTAGTTTTGCCCCTGGGTTCACAGTCCTTTACATAGACACGGTAACATGTATGGGGCTGTGAAATAGTAAAGGGTCGGTGTAATAGCTGTTAAAAACATGGGTGGCGCTTGTGTGCATATAGCCTTACACTGGTAAAGTTGCAGGCAGATATCTTCATCATTCCTTTTTCCTCCACAAGGAGTCTCAACAttgttaaggtgcccatacaccaTCAATGGATGCCAGCTAAGCCCTGTACATAAACAGGTTCAGTTTGGAAACAATCTGCTGCTACACATCTCTGGTGTCAGCTCATCTCCTTTAAGAACTAAGGACTGGGCAgaaatccaacatgtccaatcATTCTTACCACTAATATCTGCCACTGGGCAGAGTCAACCGTATCTATACATGTTTCCATAACTCGCCGTTTTCAAGATCCCTGCTTCCTCTCCCTGATTTACAAGTTAACATGGCTGTATATTTCAATATATATTTCTTACCTTCCCAAAGGCCTCAGGACACACACTGCGGGCCCCACGGTTAAGCAGAGCCCGTACAGTATGATCAGGTCTCTTGTCTTGGTAGAGCTCAGCATTCTGTAATACACAGCTCAGTGgcaggactccattataatctgcaGCATTGACATCTGCATCATATTTAAGGAGCAACTCCACCAGATGATGTTCAGCTTTTCTGCATGCGTGATGTAGGGGTCTTCTGTCCTGCTGGTCTTGGGCTTCTAGGTCTGCCCCTTTCTCTAGAAGAAGGCTGCAAATTTGCACACAGGTATCTTCATCATCACATTTTCCTCCACAAGCCAAGATCAGAGGAGTCTCTCCATCCACATTCTTAGCATCGATGTCTGCTCCACAGCGTAGATACAATCTTATGTGACCTAGAAGACCTAGTCGGGCCGCAATGTGGAGTGGAGTGTCCAGCATTACCTCTGTGGTTTGATTTACGAGGGCCCCATGTTGTAACAGTATCTCTGCACATCTAGGACAAAATATAGATAATGACAAACTAAACTTTAGTTTATAGGATGAAGGTAAAAGTGATAGGAAATTCCTGAATGTCTTTACTTAAAGCGCACCACTAATTTTATAGCctcttttcataaataaatagttcAAGTGACTATAAGAACCttcataatatattttattaaagaaacatGTTTCCTACTTTATTTATTAGGCTGTTCTCCTCCTCCATGGCTTCACTCAGACTTTACTTGTATAGAATCCATTTTCATAtactgtagaagtctatggaaaaagtGGAGGGAGAAGTAGACTATTGCCAGACAGTGAATTGATCTATTGCCTttttctgtgcagtggtagagaTCCATCTTGAAAGATAGCTGCGTTAGAAGAGCTCTCTCATTCAATAGATAGCAGAGTGTCTTTTCTAGTACCCTACTCCTCCCcttccactctccatagacttctatgtaaaaagtaattcAATCTGataaatgaaaaatatttattaagcaaaaccagatcagctctgcagtgaGTTTCAGGGGGTTTATTCCTCTAGTAACTTGGGCTACTATGAAACTGCCCACATGTGAAACAGGGAGCCCACCTCCCATGTGCCAGTTATTGCACTTATCACATTACTCTTATGTGGTAGATGATTCCTCAGCACATGGGTGTGGGGGTTGTTGTTGCCTCTTATAAGAATATTTTCATCTAGCTAGCTACAATTGCATGCAAACTGTTTTACCTTCCTTAGGCCAGACAGCTATATCTGAGACACCATGGTGCCCAATGATGTTTAGTACTAAAGACAGAAGTGTTGATTGTAGGTTTGAGGAACATAAGGGGCACAGTTTCTACCTTAAAGACTTTTCCGTGTCACAGAAGTGTAGAGGGGTAAGACCGTCATCGCTGCGGTGGTTGGCATTAGCTCCATGTTCTAACAGTAGTTGGACACAGGCATCATGGCCTCCAGTGCAAGCTTCATGCAGCGGAGAGCGCCCTCCGGGTGCAGCATTGGGATCAGCACGGCGATGTAGTAGGTATCGGACACATTCTGTATAACCATGGGAAGCGGTTATGCATAAGGGTGATGTTAGCTCTTGTGTGTATTCCAGTGTCCACAATCCTGGAAAAAAATGATTGGACAAATAATGTCAATAAAAAATGAGGAATCCTCATAGTGTATGTCCAATGGTGGCATTAAAAATGAGATGTAATGGCCATTAGATTGCAGCCTCTCTGAAGCGCGTTTTTATTTGACAATCAGAACGGTCCCTCAGATAGCCAGGTTTTACATGAataaaatgcttctttccccaTCAATGCCATTATATTCTAATGACCTGTTTGGCACAAAGAGGGAGAATGACTAAGCATAACTCAAAAGGGACTGTTTCGGTGACTATGGAATGGGCATGCTGAAATCCAAATTCTCCAGATTGTTGCACTCTAGAAAACATGTGCTGAGCTGATATTTATGTAAGGTGTTTGTCCAATTTGAAGGATTTACCACCAAACACAATTATCACCAATACATAGGACGGGAGACCAATGTGGGTCTTGAGTCCGCCATTTCTTCTCCGTGTAGTAAGGAGGAGTTGAATAGAAAGGTGGTTGAACCTGGGACGTGTTGATCCATTCAACCTCTACAAGAGTCATAAGAATGGTACAGAAGAATGAAGGAGACTTATTGAGGGGTCTTGTTCTTGGGACCCTGATTGGTGGGAGTCTCCATTGATCAATTATATGTGCGGCATCTATTTCTGGCTGGGTTAGGATGCATGGACAGTTGGATCAGCACTGTGATGCTTTCTTAGTTTCCCTTACCTAAATAAGAAGATGTCATCTTTAGATCCTGTATTACTTGTCTACCTTTTGCTTAGATACTGTGATGTCTTATGATGATGATTAAAGTAAATTGTAATAGCTTTGAAGTGACTGTCATCTGTCGTCTTACGCTAACCATTAACATAGAAAACCAATGTTACCCTTTGGAACCAGCACCCTGTTAGACTGCACAAAACAACCCCAGTGCAAACAAGTATATACCATAGACACATGCAATAAGCGTTCCATCATCTCACCTGCCAGGCCAAACCTTGCAGGCGCCTGTGCCTGATACCCCATGTCCTCCCCTCCGATTTTCAGCACACAGTTTGCATGCCTGGATCCCAGAAGTTGGACAAGATTAAGGTTTCcagtctccaatgctgcaaggaaAATGTTTTCTGGGGCGAGATGTTGCTGGTGGCCCATATCTGATATAACCTGCAgcttgtgcaggactctgctcttCACAGCGTCCATCCCAATTTCCCACCTCAATGTTTTGCCACAATAACCAGTGCCCACCTGCTGAGTATTTATAGGGCTCTGTTTGTGTATGTCAGGCATGAGGTTGATAAATCTAACAAAGTATCCCAGGTCACATGCAGACAACACAAAGCTACTTGTGATTATTTTCTCGGCATTGTGCCCAGACTCACATTCTTTTACAGCTACAGTATAAATGTACATACAAAAATAATGCATACAAACACTTAGCAGTGTTGAATGGTACATAACATCATGATGTAGCTCAGGAAGTATGTCCCGTCTATCTCAGCTATTGTCAGGTGCTGTTTGGCATCAATGCAAAACATAGCGAGCAGTACATTTATTACTGtgctaatattaaaggggttttcctactaACAATACATCCCCTATTTACATGCCCAAAATTATATCTGGGTGCCCCCTAATCAAAATTTTTTAGGCCACACGCATTCTTTACTGTAACTGCTCCCCCATCTGAAGATCAGAATATCATCTTTTATTGTACCTTACAATGTATAATGACCCCTACGGTATATTATATCCTTTACTGTCCTCCATACAGCACATACTGGACATATATTTCCCCCGTCACAAAGAATATTACCATCTTTTTGATCATCATGCGGTATTTTGCTTCCTTCTTCTGGCCTACACATA
This region of Leptodactylus fuscus isolate aLepFus1 chromosome 8, aLepFus1.hap2, whole genome shotgun sequence genomic DNA includes:
- the ASB18 gene encoding ankyrin repeat and SOCS box protein 18 isoform X3, translated to MFRSTSWDDGHVLRCFCEGDMDGIVMLFRECLEVVNHTLVIKGEDMRWSCTNHGLWTLEYTQELTSPLCITASHGYTECVRYLLHRRADPNAAPGGRSPLHEACTGGHDACVQLLLEHGANANHRSDDGLTPLHFCDTEKSLRCAEILLQHGALVNQTTEVMLDTPLHIAARLGLLGHIRLYLRCGADIDAKNVDGETPLILACGGKCDDEDTCVQICSLLLEKGADLEAQDQQDRRPLHHACRKAEHHLVELLLKYDADVNAADYNGVLPLSCVLQNAELYQDKRPDHTVRALLNRGARSVCPEAFGKVLRCCSGLPEVIALLYNSYLNLQVCSKWRQDVPQDVFQTHHSFYTRFFNASGSARSLQHLCRFTLRKHFGSRCHLFIPLLPVPTVIKDYLLLGTEQSASLL
- the ASB18 gene encoding ankyrin repeat and SOCS box protein 18 isoform X2 gives rise to the protein MSSRTRRSTTPSQIVRPDYSANSVFVAHLNSLLTSGEEEAIIDLLINQVKHVDAIIELSNDDWMKEPDAPIPPQVLLGLWTLEYTQELTSPLCITASHGYTECVRYLLHRRADPNAAPGGRSPLHEACTGGHDACVQLLLEHGANANHRSDDGLTPLHFCDTEKSLRCAEILLQHGALVNQTTEVMLDTPLHIAARLGLLGHIRLYLRCGADIDAKNVDGETPLILACGGKCDDEDTCVQICSLLLEKGADLEAQDQQDRRPLHHACRKAEHHLVELLLKYDADVNAADYNGVLPLSCVLQNAELYQDKRPDHTVRALLNRGARSVCPEAFGKVLRCCSGLPEVIALLYNSYLNLQVCSKWRQDVPQDVFQTHHSFYTRFFNASGSARSLQHLCRFTLRKHFGSRCHLFIPLLPVPTVIKDYLLLGTEQSASLL
- the ASB18 gene encoding ankyrin repeat and SOCS box protein 18 isoform X1, whose translation is MPDIHKQSPINTQQVGTGYCGKTLRWEIGMDAVKSRVLHKLQVISDMGHQQHLAPENIFLAALETGNLNLVQLLGSRHANCVLKIGGEDMGYQAQAPARFGLAGLWTLEYTQELTSPLCITASHGYTECVRYLLHRRADPNAAPGGRSPLHEACTGGHDACVQLLLEHGANANHRSDDGLTPLHFCDTEKSLRCAEILLQHGALVNQTTEVMLDTPLHIAARLGLLGHIRLYLRCGADIDAKNVDGETPLILACGGKCDDEDTCVQICSLLLEKGADLEAQDQQDRRPLHHACRKAEHHLVELLLKYDADVNAADYNGVLPLSCVLQNAELYQDKRPDHTVRALLNRGARSVCPEAFGKVLRCCSGLPEVIALLYNSYLNLQVCSKWRQDVPQDVFQTHHSFYTRFFNASGSARSLQHLCRFTLRKHFGSRCHLFIPLLPVPTVIKDYLLLGTEQSASLL